Proteins found in one Planifilum fimeticola genomic segment:
- a CDS encoding aspartate aminotransferase family protein, with protein sequence MNEWKRLDEQYILPTVSRLPIAIERGEGNYLIDTDGKRYLDLFTGLAVNVLGHSHPAILRALEEQGKKFLHISNLFLNPPAIRLARRLVENSFPGKVYFANSGAESTEAAVKLIHKWIRAEGEGRDGIVVLKNSFHGRTLGALRLTRQPSVYQDYPQPDFPIYEVEPNNVDELVRVCETKRPAAILAEPILGAGGVLPLSRAFLEAIGDICRRQNILCCMDEIQTGMGRTGTLFAYQQTGLQPDLLLFAKGVGGGLPLGGIIAGRRLSHLFRPGDHGTTFAPSPLSAALGNAVLDVLLEEDGLEMGRRAAEHLWNRLRALRQKHPDVIRDIRGKGMMIGIHTGRSPEEILRLMQDLLKEGILVNVTAKTVIRLLPPLTLTREEIDRFADTLDGYITARFSA encoded by the coding sequence ATGAACGAATGGAAAAGACTGGACGAACAATACATTCTGCCCACCGTCAGCAGGCTGCCCATCGCCATCGAGCGGGGGGAAGGCAATTATCTGATCGATACCGACGGAAAACGCTATCTGGACCTCTTCACGGGACTGGCCGTCAACGTCTTGGGGCATTCCCATCCGGCCATCCTCCGGGCGTTGGAGGAACAGGGGAAGAAGTTTTTGCACATCTCCAACCTCTTCCTGAATCCTCCGGCCATCCGCCTGGCCCGGCGGCTCGTGGAAAACAGCTTTCCCGGCAAGGTCTATTTCGCCAACTCCGGAGCGGAGTCGACGGAGGCCGCCGTCAAGCTGATCCACAAGTGGATCCGCGCCGAAGGAGAGGGAAGGGACGGCATCGTCGTGCTGAAAAACAGCTTTCACGGGAGAACGCTGGGTGCCCTGCGCCTGACGCGCCAACCCTCGGTCTACCAGGATTACCCCCAGCCCGATTTTCCCATCTACGAAGTGGAGCCCAACAACGTGGACGAGCTGGTCCGCGTGTGCGAAACGAAGCGGCCCGCGGCCATCCTGGCGGAGCCGATTCTCGGAGCCGGGGGAGTGCTCCCTCTCTCCAGGGCGTTCCTGGAGGCGATCGGCGACATCTGCAGGCGGCAAAACATCCTGTGCTGCATGGATGAAATCCAGACGGGAATGGGGCGGACCGGCACGCTGTTCGCCTACCAGCAAACCGGCCTTCAACCGGACCTGCTCCTCTTCGCCAAAGGGGTCGGCGGCGGCCTCCCTCTCGGGGGGATCATCGCCGGCCGGCGGCTGTCCCACCTGTTCCGCCCCGGGGACCACGGCACCACCTTCGCCCCTTCTCCCCTCAGCGCCGCCCTGGGAAATGCCGTCCTCGACGTGCTGCTGGAAGAGGACGGACTGGAGATGGGACGACGGGCGGCGGAACACCTCTGGAACCGCCTGCGGGCGCTCCGGCAAAAACATCCGGATGTGATCCGTGACATCCGGGGGAAGGGAATGATGATCGGCATTCACACGGGGCGCTCCCCGGAGGAGATCCTCCGGCTGATGCAGGATCTTCTGAAAGAGGGGATCCTGGTCAACGTGACCGCCAAAACGGTGATCCGCCTGCTTCCTCCCCTCACGCTGACCCGGGAAGAAATCGACCGCTTCGCCGACACCCTCGACGGGTATATCACCGCCCGTTTTTCCGCATAG
- a CDS encoding FAD-dependent oxidoreductase: MRWRRWAPSAFPIPKGGFNQRGIDYYVERARGGTALIITGVTFVDNQVEKHAMPSVPCPTHNGIHFVRTARELTERIHSYDARIFLQMSAGGRVTIPTNLGDHPPVAPSPIPHRWLNKTCRALSKEEIRHIVRMFGIGAVNAKRAGFDGVEIHAVHEGYLLDQFAISFFNRRTDEYGGSLENRLRFAREVVEEIKERCGDDFPVALRYSVKSFIKDWREGGLPGETFDEKGRDVEEGIEAAKLLVSYGYDALDVDVGSYDAWWWSHPPMYMPKGLYIPYAKRVKETVDVPVICAGRMDNPDLALDALVSGACDIIGLGRPLLADLEYVNKLRAGKRELIRPCLSCHEGCMGRIQEYSSLGCAVNPAACREREARLTPALQPKKVMIIGGGVAGCEAARVLKLRGHEPVLYEKGDRLGGNLLAGGVPDFKEDDRALAAWYENVLRDLQVRIKLNTPVTADMVREENPDAVIVATGSIPKRIPLGDGNNTFTATEVLLGEKTAGERTVVVGGGLVGCELALWLAKKGKQVTLVEEMDELLAANGPLCHANSDMLKALIPHYGIKVLTSTKVIRATEKGVLVHADGEETEIEADTVVLAIGFDPDKTLYDELKHDFANIHRIGDSRRVANIMYAIWDAYEVASSL, from the coding sequence ATGCGATGGCGCCGATGGGCCCCCTCGGCCTTTCCGATTCCGAAGGGGGGATTCAATCAGCGCGGCATCGATTATTACGTGGAACGGGCGCGGGGAGGAACCGCCCTGATCATCACCGGCGTCACCTTTGTCGACAATCAGGTGGAAAAGCACGCCATGCCGAGCGTTCCCTGCCCCACCCACAACGGCATCCATTTCGTGCGGACCGCCAGGGAGTTGACCGAGCGGATTCACTCCTATGACGCCAGGATCTTCCTGCAAATGAGCGCGGGCGGGAGGGTGACCATCCCCACCAATCTGGGCGACCATCCGCCCGTGGCGCCTTCTCCCATCCCCCACCGGTGGCTGAACAAGACCTGCCGGGCCTTGTCCAAGGAGGAGATTCGGCACATCGTCAGGATGTTCGGAATCGGAGCCGTCAACGCCAAGCGGGCAGGCTTTGACGGCGTCGAGATCCACGCCGTGCATGAGGGGTATCTGCTGGACCAATTCGCCATCTCCTTCTTCAACCGGCGCACCGACGAATACGGCGGATCCCTGGAAAACCGGCTCCGGTTTGCGCGGGAAGTCGTTGAGGAAATCAAAGAGCGCTGCGGCGACGATTTCCCCGTGGCGCTGCGCTACAGCGTCAAAAGCTTCATCAAGGACTGGAGGGAAGGCGGGCTGCCGGGCGAAACCTTTGATGAAAAGGGACGCGACGTGGAGGAGGGGATCGAAGCGGCCAAGCTGCTGGTCAGCTACGGTTATGACGCCCTCGACGTGGACGTCGGTTCCTACGACGCCTGGTGGTGGAGCCATCCCCCCATGTACATGCCGAAGGGCCTTTACATCCCCTACGCGAAACGGGTGAAGGAAACCGTCGATGTTCCCGTCATCTGCGCCGGGCGGATGGACAACCCCGACCTCGCCCTGGATGCCCTAGTGAGCGGCGCCTGCGACATCATCGGTCTGGGACGCCCCCTTCTGGCGGATCTGGAATACGTGAACAAACTGCGGGCCGGAAAGCGGGAATTGATTCGTCCGTGCCTCTCCTGCCATGAAGGATGCATGGGCCGCATCCAGGAATATTCCTCCCTGGGCTGTGCGGTCAATCCCGCCGCCTGTCGGGAGCGCGAAGCCCGGCTGACGCCGGCGCTTCAACCGAAAAAAGTGATGATCATCGGGGGAGGCGTCGCAGGCTGTGAAGCGGCCCGGGTGCTGAAGCTCCGCGGGCACGAGCCCGTCCTTTACGAGAAAGGGGACCGCCTGGGAGGCAATCTTCTGGCGGGCGGCGTACCCGACTTCAAAGAGGATGACCGGGCCCTCGCCGCCTGGTACGAAAACGTGCTGAGGGATTTGCAGGTGAGAATCAAACTGAACACCCCCGTCACGGCGGATATGGTGAGGGAAGAAAATCCCGATGCCGTCATCGTGGCCACCGGGTCCATCCCGAAGCGGATCCCCCTGGGAGACGGCAATAACACCTTCACCGCCACAGAGGTCCTGCTGGGGGAAAAAACGGCGGGAGAGCGCACGGTGGTGGTCGGCGGCGGACTGGTCGGCTGCGAGTTGGCCCTCTGGCTGGCCAAGAAGGGCAAACAGGTCACTTTGGTGGAGGAGATGGATGAACTTCTCGCCGCAAACGGCCCGCTCTGCCACGCCAACTCCGACATGCTCAAGGCGCTCATTCCACATTACGGCATAAAAGTGTTGACCTCCACGAAGGTGATCCGAGCCACCGAGAAAGGGGTTCTCGTCCACGCGGACGGTGAGGAGACAGAAATCGAGGCGGACACCGTCGTGTTGGCCATCGGTTTCGATCCCGACAAAACTCTGTACGACGAGCTGAAACATGATTTCGCGAACATCCACCGGATCGGCGATTCGCGCCGGGTGGCCAACATCATGTACGCCATCTGGGATGCCTACGAAGTCGCCTCCTCCCTGTGA
- a CDS encoding N-acetyldiaminopimelate deacetylase — MTTALNPFVALRRQLHQIPEPGFGEVKTQRLLLDYLATLPGERMEIQTWRTGILVHIAGNNPSLRIGYRADMDALPVEEETTLPFRSTHPGWMHACGHDFHMAIALGVLTHFVHHPIDDDLLFVFQPAEEGPGGAKPLLESEIFNARRPDMMLALHIAPEYPVGTIAVKPGILFANTSELYIDLVGQGGHAAMPHLANDMVVAASQLAIQLQSIVSRNVDPQEAAILTIGKLHAGTRQNVIAGKARLEGTIRTLSPDTMRKVKDRIGAMVRGIGEAFDCQTAIDWGAGYCQVYNDESLTREFMDWIRTTEVRLVECREAMTGEDFGYFLREIPGFMFWLGVETPYGLHHPRIEPKEEAIEVAIRLVTRYIEWKSRRGRG, encoded by the coding sequence ATGACGACGGCTCTCAACCCCTTTGTCGCTCTGCGGCGCCAATTGCATCAAATTCCGGAACCGGGATTCGGAGAGGTGAAAACCCAGCGGCTGCTGCTGGATTACCTGGCCACGCTGCCTGGGGAACGGATGGAGATCCAAACCTGGAGAACGGGGATCCTCGTCCACATCGCGGGGAACAATCCCTCCCTCCGCATCGGATATCGGGCGGACATGGACGCGCTGCCCGTGGAAGAGGAGACCACCCTCCCCTTTCGCTCCACCCATCCGGGGTGGATGCACGCCTGCGGTCACGATTTCCACATGGCCATCGCCCTGGGGGTCCTCACCCATTTCGTCCATCATCCCATCGACGACGACCTTCTCTTCGTCTTCCAGCCGGCGGAGGAAGGGCCCGGTGGGGCCAAACCCCTACTGGAAAGCGAAATCTTCAACGCCCGGAGGCCGGATATGATGCTGGCCCTCCACATCGCGCCGGAATACCCCGTTGGAACCATCGCCGTCAAACCGGGAATTCTGTTCGCCAACACCTCCGAGCTGTACATCGATCTGGTCGGACAGGGCGGCCACGCGGCCATGCCCCACCTGGCGAACGACATGGTGGTTGCCGCTTCCCAACTGGCCATCCAACTGCAGAGCATCGTCTCCCGCAACGTGGATCCGCAGGAGGCGGCCATCCTGACCATCGGAAAGCTTCACGCCGGCACCCGGCAGAACGTCATCGCCGGAAAGGCCCGGCTGGAAGGGACGATCCGCACCCTCTCCCCGGATACAATGCGGAAGGTCAAGGACCGGATCGGGGCGATGGTGCGGGGAATCGGCGAAGCTTTCGATTGCCAGACGGCCATCGATTGGGGGGCGGGCTACTGCCAGGTGTATAACGACGAGTCCCTCACCCGGGAATTCATGGACTGGATCCGCACCACCGAGGTTCGGCTGGTCGAATGCCGGGAGGCGATGACCGGCGAAGACTTCGGCTACTTCCTGCGGGAGATCCCCGGTTTCATGTTCTGGCTGGGGGTGGAAACCCCCTACGGACTCCATCATCCCCGGATCGAGCCGAAGGAAGAGGCGATCGAGGTGGCCATCCGCCTGGTTACCCGCTACATCGAATGGAAGTCGCGTCGGGGAAGAGGATGA
- a CDS encoding MFS transporter, translating to MSNVEGNNVNRRLMGSVVLFCVGVFMGALDNGIISAALTTLIDSFDVTATWGSWTVTIYTLGMAISIPIVGKMSDKYGIKKLFLIEIFLFGLGSLLVASSFNFGMFLVARLIQSLGGGGIFIIASSYILRSFPVEKQGGALGMLGAMHGIASVLGPNAGSFILSVTGSWHWLFLINIPIAVILLILGFKVIQDPEMDDAVQKTDWAGIGLLSFALLSLMYSFTLLEGVDLLESMASPEFLLFAGAGIVLLVALGFVERRMEASRDVDPLLPVTLLRDASYRWTLVLALLSGAILASVIFIPAYIEQYLGVDRNLSGYWVTPLAIASGVGAGAGGAVVDRRGPIQALLVATVLTVIGFLLFPLWVNSLWQMVVASCLVGVGFGFMLGAPINVLAAEKAGNQKGIALATSSLLRQIGMTLAPTVYAGFIARSFLNLEDTIKKKMEDANIPVGGNMAHPTGEEMDVAAMQEAFDKIPDPTVREILSSSLHEAVETGYSGLFYASTTVAIAMLLAVILLGLVRRKAARQEA from the coding sequence ATGTCAAATGTGGAGGGAAATAATGTGAATCGACGTCTCATGGGATCGGTGGTTCTTTTTTGTGTCGGCGTGTTTATGGGTGCCTTGGACAACGGGATCATATCCGCGGCCTTGACGACGTTGATCGATTCCTTTGACGTGACGGCAACGTGGGGTTCCTGGACCGTCACCATCTATACATTGGGGATGGCGATCAGCATCCCCATCGTCGGAAAAATGTCCGACAAGTACGGGATCAAGAAGCTGTTTCTGATCGAGATCTTTTTGTTCGGCCTGGGTTCCCTCCTGGTTGCCAGCAGTTTCAATTTCGGGATGTTCCTCGTCGCCCGGCTGATTCAGTCCCTGGGCGGAGGCGGGATCTTCATCATCGCCAGTTCCTACATACTTCGGAGTTTTCCGGTGGAGAAGCAGGGCGGGGCTCTCGGAATGCTGGGAGCCATGCACGGAATCGCGTCCGTTCTGGGACCGAATGCGGGTTCCTTCATTTTGAGCGTCACCGGAAGCTGGCACTGGCTGTTTCTCATCAACATTCCGATCGCCGTGATCCTGCTGATCCTCGGCTTTAAAGTGATCCAGGATCCCGAGATGGACGATGCGGTGCAAAAAACGGATTGGGCGGGCATCGGCCTGCTCAGCTTTGCGCTGCTCAGCCTGATGTACAGCTTTACCCTGTTGGAGGGCGTGGACCTGCTGGAAAGCATGGCTTCTCCCGAATTTCTTCTCTTTGCGGGGGCGGGCATCGTACTCCTCGTCGCGTTGGGGTTTGTCGAAAGGCGCATGGAGGCGTCCCGGGATGTGGATCCTCTGCTGCCCGTGACCTTGCTGAGGGACGCCAGCTATCGCTGGACGCTCGTTTTGGCGCTTTTGTCGGGGGCCATACTGGCTTCGGTCATCTTTATTCCCGCCTACATTGAACAGTATCTGGGCGTGGATCGAAATCTGTCGGGGTACTGGGTCACTCCCCTGGCCATCGCTTCCGGCGTGGGAGCCGGCGCCGGGGGAGCGGTGGTGGATCGGCGCGGGCCGATTCAAGCCCTGTTGGTGGCCACGGTCCTGACGGTAATCGGGTTTTTGCTGTTCCCCCTGTGGGTGAACTCCCTGTGGCAGATGGTGGTGGCGAGCTGCCTTGTCGGAGTGGGGTTCGGTTTCATGCTGGGGGCTCCCATCAATGTGCTCGCGGCGGAAAAGGCGGGGAATCAAAAGGGGATCGCCCTGGCCACCAGCTCCCTCCTCCGTCAGATCGGGATGACCCTTGCGCCGACGGTGTATGCCGGTTTCATCGCCCGGTCCTTCTTGAACCTGGAGGATACGATCAAAAAGAAAATGGAAGATGCCAACATTCCCGTGGGGGGAAACATGGCCCATCCCACCGGGGAAGAGATGGATGTGGCGGCGATGCAGGAAGCCTTTGATAAAATCCCGGATCCGACCGTGAGGGAGATCCTGTCTTCTTCCCTGCACGAGGCGGTGGAAACCGGGTACAGCGGTCTGTTCTACGCGTCCACGACCGTCGCCATCGCAATGCTGCTTGCGGTGATCCTGCTCGGTTTGGTCCGCAGGAAGGCAGCCCGACAGGAAGCTTGA
- a CDS encoding AbrB/MazE/SpoVT family DNA-binding domain-containing protein yields MESKGKGGGMAVTTRVQKWGNSLAVRIPSHIAEETGIHQGSEVDMCVEGNVIKLVPKKRKPTLQELLEKVTPENRHDEIDFGVEGNERL; encoded by the coding sequence ATGGAATCAAAAGGAAAAGGCGGAGGGATGGCGGTGACCACGCGGGTGCAGAAGTGGGGGAACAGTCTGGCTGTTCGGATTCCCAGCCATATTGCCGAGGAGACGGGCATTCACCAGGGATCTGAAGTCGACATGTGCGTGGAGGGCAACGTCATCAAATTGGTGCCCAAGAAAAGAAAGCCGACCTTGCAGGAGCTGCTGGAGAAGGTGACACCGGAAAATCGCCATGACGAGATCGATTTCGGCGTGGAAGGGAATGAGCGCCTCTGA
- the dapD gene encoding 2,3,4,5-tetrahydropyridine-2,6-dicarboxylate N-acetyltransferase has product MKMMDAHEIISYIQNSEKKTPVKVYIKGDLEGIDFGPDAKAFVAGRVGVVFGDWKSLKPVLDAHKESIEEMVVENDRRNSAIPLLDLKDIPARIEPGAIIREQVEIGKNAVIMMGAMINIGAVIGEGTMVDMNAVIGGRGTVGKNCHIGAGAVIAGVIEPPSAKPVIIEDDVVIGANAVILEGVRVGKGSVVAAGAIVTDDVPEYTVVAGVPARVIKKIDEKTRAKTEIKQELRQL; this is encoded by the coding sequence ATGAAGATGATGGATGCCCACGAAATTATCTCCTATATCCAGAACAGTGAAAAGAAAACCCCGGTAAAGGTATACATCAAGGGAGATCTCGAGGGAATCGACTTCGGCCCGGACGCGAAGGCCTTTGTCGCCGGCCGCGTCGGCGTGGTCTTCGGCGACTGGAAGTCTCTGAAGCCCGTGCTGGATGCCCACAAGGAAAGCATTGAGGAGATGGTCGTGGAAAACGACCGGCGCAATTCGGCCATCCCCCTCCTCGATCTGAAAGACATCCCGGCGCGGATCGAGCCCGGCGCGATCATCCGCGAACAGGTGGAGATCGGGAAAAACGCGGTCATCATGATGGGTGCGATGATCAACATCGGGGCCGTGATCGGCGAAGGAACGATGGTGGACATGAACGCCGTGATCGGAGGTCGGGGAACCGTCGGCAAAAACTGCCACATCGGCGCCGGAGCCGTCATCGCCGGAGTGATTGAACCGCCCTCGGCCAAGCCGGTGATCATCGAAGACGATGTGGTGATCGGAGCCAACGCCGTCATCCTGGAAGGCGTACGGGTCGGCAAAGGGTCCGTGGTGGCGGCGGGGGCCATCGTCACTGACGATGTGCCGGAATACACCGTCGTCGCCGGAGTTCCCGCCCGGGTGATCAAAAAGATCGACGAGAAAACCCGCGCGAAGACGGAGATCAAACAGGAACTGCGTCAGCTTTGA
- a CDS encoding type II toxin-antitoxin system PemK/MazF family toxin, whose protein sequence is MQVPDRGDLVYVNFHPQAGHEQDGRRPAIVLSPKAFNEVTKFAVVCPITSREKGYPFEVKLPEDLPIQGVVLTDQVKSLDWRARRFRIEGRAPVEVVQECLDLIHTFLS, encoded by the coding sequence ATGCAGGTGCCTGACCGCGGAGACCTGGTCTACGTCAACTTTCACCCTCAAGCGGGACATGAGCAGGACGGGAGGCGTCCCGCCATTGTTTTGTCGCCGAAGGCCTTCAACGAGGTGACCAAATTTGCGGTGGTGTGCCCGATCACAAGCCGGGAAAAGGGGTATCCCTTCGAGGTGAAATTGCCGGAGGATTTGCCGATTCAGGGAGTGGTCCTGACGGACCAGGTCAAAAGCCTGGACTGGCGGGCTCGTCGGTTCCGAATCGAAGGGCGCGCTCCCGTGGAAGTGGTTCAGGAGTGTCTGGACCTCATACATACGTTTTTGTCATAA
- a CDS encoding Cfr family 23S rRNA (adenine(2503)-C(8))-methyltransferase, which translates to METKYDRLKAFVAEKGWPMYRFNQILHAIFKERIGEFERMATLPLPLRHQLRERFGKSVLRLRPALRKRSGQADKVLFELPDSNKIETVRLIYRAGWQSYCVSSQCGCGFGCSFCATGKIGFKRNLSADEITDQILYFHLQNHPIDSISLMGMGEALANPQTFAALKVLTDPRLFNLSPRRITVSTIGLIPQIERLSREFPQVNLTFSLHSPFDEQRSALMPINRKYPLNEVLDALDAHIRKNRRKVYIAYIVLPGVNDTPEHAGKLISLLRGRGPWDYLYHVNLIRYNPASGAPKAYQRPNEDELTRFCRRLRRAGVKVTVRQSFGVDIEAACGQLYGRYYIRGKPEERKSPAPQEQ; encoded by the coding sequence ATGGAAACCAAATACGACCGGCTGAAGGCGTTTGTCGCTGAGAAGGGATGGCCCATGTACCGCTTCAACCAAATCCTGCACGCCATCTTCAAGGAGAGGATCGGCGAATTCGAGCGGATGGCGACCCTGCCGCTCCCGCTTCGCCATCAGTTGCGGGAACGGTTTGGCAAGAGCGTTTTGCGCCTGAGACCCGCACTCCGAAAACGGTCCGGCCAGGCGGACAAAGTGCTGTTTGAACTGCCCGATTCCAATAAGATCGAAACGGTCCGGCTGATCTACCGCGCGGGCTGGCAGTCCTACTGCGTCTCCTCCCAGTGCGGATGCGGCTTCGGCTGCAGCTTCTGCGCCACGGGCAAGATCGGTTTCAAGCGCAATTTGAGCGCGGATGAGATCACCGATCAGATCCTTTATTTTCATCTGCAGAATCATCCCATCGACAGCATTTCCCTGATGGGAATGGGGGAGGCGCTGGCCAACCCGCAAACCTTCGCCGCCCTGAAAGTCCTGACCGATCCCCGGTTGTTCAACTTGAGCCCCCGGAGGATCACGGTCTCCACAATCGGGCTCATCCCCCAAATCGAACGTCTGTCCAGAGAGTTTCCGCAGGTGAATCTCACCTTTTCGCTCCATTCCCCCTTTGACGAGCAGCGGAGCGCTCTGATGCCCATCAACCGGAAGTATCCGTTGAACGAGGTGTTGGACGCGTTGGATGCGCACATCCGCAAAAATCGGCGCAAGGTGTACATCGCCTACATCGTTCTGCCCGGTGTCAACGACACACCCGAACATGCCGGGAAACTGATTTCCCTGCTGCGGGGACGTGGCCCCTGGGATTATCTGTATCACGTCAACCTGATCCGTTACAATCCCGCCAGCGGGGCTCCGAAGGCGTACCAGCGGCCGAACGAGGATGAACTGACCCGCTTTTGCAGGCGTTTGCGAAGAGCGGGTGTGAAGGTGACCGTAAGACAATCCTTCGGCGTGGACATCGAAGCCGCCTGCGGACAATTGTACGGGCGGTACTACATCCGCGGCAAGCCGGAGGAGCGAAAAAGCCCTGCGCCGCAAGAGCAGTGA
- a CDS encoding response regulator transcription factor yields the protein MRLVLVVEDEVPISRVLAAYLRQAGFRVEAAFDGKEALDRFEALQPDLVILDVMLPEMDGWEVLKQIRSRSSCPVIMLTALGEMHQRVAGLNEGADDYVTKPFAPEEVVARVRAVLRRPRPMVRGREIAQFGSLKIDFDGHCVFLRGKRLSLTPRDFSLLSFFARHPNRTFSRDQLLDRVWGWEYEGSDRAVDLAVKRLRKALKEWPKAEGEIITLRGVGYQFRVYES from the coding sequence TTGAGACTGGTGTTGGTGGTGGAAGACGAAGTTCCCATTTCCCGGGTCCTGGCGGCTTATCTGCGCCAGGCCGGTTTTCGGGTGGAGGCCGCCTTTGACGGAAAGGAGGCGCTGGATCGGTTTGAAGCCCTGCAGCCCGATCTCGTCATCCTGGATGTAATGCTTCCCGAGATGGACGGGTGGGAAGTGCTGAAGCAGATCCGAAGCCGGAGCTCCTGCCCCGTCATCATGCTGACGGCCCTGGGGGAGATGCACCAGCGCGTAGCGGGGCTGAACGAAGGGGCGGACGATTATGTGACCAAGCCCTTTGCTCCGGAGGAGGTCGTCGCCCGGGTGCGGGCGGTGCTGCGCCGCCCCCGGCCGATGGTGCGGGGGAGGGAAATCGCGCAGTTCGGCAGCCTGAAGATCGATTTTGACGGGCATTGTGTGTTTCTTCGCGGCAAACGCTTGTCACTCACACCCCGGGACTTTTCCCTGCTCTCCTTTTTCGCCCGCCATCCCAACCGGACGTTTTCCCGGGATCAACTGCTGGACCGGGTTTGGGGCTGGGAATACGAAGGAAGCGACCGGGCGGTGGATCTGGCGGTCAAGCGCCTGAGGAAAGCCCTGAAGGAGTGGCCGAAGGCCGAGGGGGAAATCATCACGCTTCGCGGAGTGGGGTATCAGTTCCGTGTCTACGAAAGCTGA
- the sufB gene encoding Fe-S cluster assembly protein SufB yields MAKELPELSEYQYGFRDKDVSVYRSKRGLSREVVEEISRIKGEPDWMLEFRLKALEQFFKMPMPSDKNSKWFSILPGDLSELNFDDITYYVKPSERQGRSWDEVPEEIKRTFDRLGIPEAERKFLAGVSAQYESEVVYHNMKKELEQQGVIFCDTDTAVKEYPELVREYFGTVVPPTDNKFAALNSAVWSGGSFIYVPKGVRVEIPLQAYFRINSENMGQFERTLIIADEDSFVHYVEGCTAPIYSTDSLHSAVVEIIVKKNARCRYTTIQNWSHNVYNLVTKRAVAYEGAHMEWVDGNIGSKLTMKYPAVIMKGEGAKADVLSIAVAGKGQHQDAGAKVTALAPNCTATIISKSISKDGGKVTYRGLTSFGRNSQGSKANVKCDTLILDDKSTSDTIPYNEILNDDITLEHEATVSKVSEDQLFYLMSRGLSEEEATQMIVMGFIEPFTKELPMEYAVEMNRLIKYEMEGSIG; encoded by the coding sequence ATGGCGAAGGAACTGCCCGAACTCTCGGAGTACCAATACGGGTTTCGCGATAAAGACGTTTCCGTATACCGCTCCAAGCGGGGATTGTCCCGGGAAGTCGTCGAGGAGATTTCCCGGATCAAGGGCGAACCGGATTGGATGCTCGAATTTCGGCTCAAGGCGCTGGAGCAGTTTTTCAAAATGCCCATGCCCAGCGACAAGAACAGCAAATGGTTTTCCATCCTCCCCGGTGATCTGTCCGAGCTGAACTTCGACGACATCACCTATTACGTCAAACCGTCGGAGCGGCAAGGACGCAGCTGGGACGAGGTGCCGGAGGAGATCAAACGCACCTTCGACCGGTTGGGCATCCCCGAGGCGGAACGGAAGTTTCTGGCGGGGGTGTCGGCCCAGTACGAGTCGGAAGTGGTTTACCACAACATGAAGAAAGAGTTGGAACAGCAGGGTGTCATCTTCTGCGACACCGACACGGCGGTGAAGGAGTATCCCGAACTGGTGCGGGAATACTTCGGAACCGTCGTGCCTCCCACGGACAACAAGTTCGCCGCGCTGAACAGCGCCGTCTGGAGCGGCGGGAGCTTCATTTACGTGCCGAAGGGCGTGCGCGTGGAAATCCCCCTCCAGGCCTACTTCCGGATCAACTCGGAGAACATGGGTCAGTTTGAGCGGACGCTGATCATCGCCGACGAGGACAGCTTTGTCCATTACGTCGAAGGCTGCACGGCGCCGATCTACAGCACCGATTCCCTGCACAGCGCCGTCGTGGAGATCATCGTCAAGAAAAACGCCCGCTGCCGCTACACCACCATCCAGAACTGGTCCCACAACGTGTACAACCTGGTGACGAAACGGGCCGTGGCCTATGAAGGGGCCCACATGGAGTGGGTCGACGGCAACATCGGGAGCAAGCTGACGATGAAATATCCGGCCGTCATCATGAAGGGAGAGGGAGCCAAGGCCGACGTCCTGTCCATCGCCGTGGCCGGCAAGGGACAGCATCAGGATGCCGGAGCCAAGGTGACCGCCCTCGCGCCCAACTGTACGGCCACCATCATCTCCAAGTCGATCAGCAAGGACGGCGGCAAGGTGACCTATCGGGGGCTGACCAGCTTCGGCCGCAATTCCCAGGGTTCCAAAGCCAACGTCAAGTGCGACACGCTGATCCTGGACGACAAATCGACGTCGGACACGATCCCCTACAACGAAATTCTGAACGACGACATCACTCTGGAACACGAAGCGACGGTCAGCAAGGTGAGCGAAGATCAGCTCTTCTACCTGATGAGCCGCGGCCTCAGCGAAGAGGAGGCCACACAGATGATCGTGATGGGCTTCATCGAGCCCTTCACCAAGGAATTGCCGATGGAATACGCGGTGGAGATGAACCGGCTGATCAAGTACGAGATGGAAGGCAGTATCGGGTAA